One window of the Nocardia huaxiensis genome contains the following:
- a CDS encoding GNAT family N-acetyltransferase, with the protein MRIRLATAADLPALQKIEIAAGEPFRELGMTEIAEDDPPAIETLEVYRAAGRARVATDESDQPVAYLIHETVDDSAHIAQISLLPEYARRGIGRALIEDLAERARARELAALTLTTFVEVPWNAPYYARLGFRALEPAELTPALRRIRARETELGLDRWPRIAMRRDLG; encoded by the coding sequence ATGCGTATTCGTCTCGCGACCGCCGCCGACCTGCCCGCCCTGCAGAAGATCGAAATCGCTGCGGGTGAACCGTTTCGCGAGCTCGGCATGACGGAGATCGCCGAGGACGATCCGCCGGCCATCGAGACGCTCGAGGTCTACCGAGCGGCCGGGCGAGCCCGGGTCGCCACGGACGAATCGGATCAACCGGTGGCCTATCTCATCCACGAAACAGTCGACGACAGCGCACACATCGCCCAGATTTCACTGCTGCCCGAGTACGCGCGGCGCGGCATCGGGCGCGCGCTCATCGAGGACCTGGCCGAGCGGGCACGCGCGCGCGAGCTGGCCGCACTGACACTCACCACCTTCGTCGAAGTTCCTTGGAACGCACCGTATTACGCGCGTCTCGGCTTCCGGGCGCTGGAACCCGCCGAGCTGACGCCCGCCCTGCGCCGCATCCGCGCCCGGGAAACCGAACTCGGCCTCGACCGCTGGCCGCGCATCGCCATGCGCCGCGACCTGGGGTAG
- the rpsO gene encoding 30S ribosomal protein S15: MALTTEQKKAILAEYGVHEKDTGSPEAQIALLSKRIADITEHLKKHKHDHHTRHGLMALIGRRKRLSKYLQNTDIERYRSLIERLGLRR; encoded by the coding sequence GTGGCTCTGACCACCGAGCAGAAGAAGGCCATCCTCGCCGAGTACGGCGTGCACGAGAAGGACACCGGTTCCCCGGAGGCCCAGATCGCGCTGCTGTCGAAGCGGATCGCCGACATCACCGAGCACCTCAAGAAGCACAAGCACGACCACCACACCCGCCACGGTCTGATGGCGCTGATCGGTCGTCGCAAGCGGCTCTCGAAGTACCTGCAGAACACGGACATCGAGCGCTACCGTTCGCTGATCGAGCGGCTCGGCCTGCGTCGCTGA
- a CDS encoding ArsR/SmtB family transcription factor — protein sequence MPDTDTSHVLPAVGPPPALPAVLGALQDPVRLEMIRRLANAGTALRCAALYDGVSKSTAAHHFKILREAGLTERLTVDGNIYQRLRTEDVDEALPGLLPAILTAANRSHE from the coding sequence GACACGTCCCACGTCCTGCCCGCGGTCGGCCCGCCGCCCGCGCTGCCCGCGGTACTCGGCGCGCTGCAGGACCCGGTCCGCCTGGAAATGATCCGCCGCCTCGCCAATGCCGGCACCGCGCTGCGCTGCGCCGCGCTCTACGACGGCGTCAGCAAGTCCACGGCCGCCCACCACTTCAAGATCCTGCGCGAAGCGGGGCTCACCGAACGCCTCACCGTGGACGGCAATATCTACCAGCGACTGCGCACCGAGGATGTCGACGAGGCTCTCCCCGGACTGCTCCCCGCTATCCTGACGGCCGCCAACCGCTCACACGAGTAG
- a CDS encoding bifunctional riboflavin kinase/FAD synthetase, producing MQKWRSLDEMPAEWGRCVLTIGVFDGVHRGHAQLISRAVKSAAVRGVPAVLMTFDPHPLEVVRPGSHPAQLSTLSRRAELVEELGIDVFVVMPFTQDFMKLTPEQYVQNLLVDKLQVAEVVVGDNFTFGAKAAGTVDTMRELGGKLGFEVDGVQLLGEHAVTFSSTYIRACLNSGDIAAAAEALGRPHRIEGVVVRGDGRGKGLGFPTANVAPTMHAAIPADGVYAGWFTVLDDPDFHPRMAAISVGTNPTFEAGRSRTVEPHLLDFDGDLYGKKVAVDFVQQLRGMRKFESIDELVEAIGNDVDEARKVLSSEDV from the coding sequence GTGCAGAAGTGGCGAAGCCTCGATGAGATGCCCGCGGAGTGGGGCCGGTGCGTGCTCACCATCGGCGTGTTCGACGGCGTGCATCGCGGTCACGCGCAGCTCATCAGCCGTGCGGTGAAATCCGCTGCGGTGCGGGGCGTTCCGGCGGTCCTCATGACTTTCGATCCGCATCCCCTCGAGGTGGTGCGGCCCGGGTCGCATCCGGCGCAGCTGTCGACGCTGTCCCGGCGCGCGGAACTGGTCGAGGAACTCGGCATCGACGTCTTCGTGGTGATGCCGTTCACCCAGGATTTCATGAAGCTGACACCCGAGCAGTATGTGCAGAACCTGCTGGTCGACAAGCTACAGGTGGCCGAGGTCGTGGTCGGCGACAATTTCACCTTCGGGGCGAAGGCCGCGGGCACCGTGGACACCATGCGTGAGCTCGGCGGCAAGCTCGGCTTCGAGGTGGACGGGGTGCAGTTGCTCGGCGAGCACGCGGTCACGTTCTCCTCCACCTACATTCGCGCCTGCCTCAATTCCGGTGACATCGCCGCCGCGGCGGAGGCGCTGGGCCGCCCGCATCGCATCGAGGGCGTGGTCGTGCGCGGTGACGGCCGCGGCAAGGGCCTGGGCTTCCCGACCGCGAATGTCGCGCCCACCATGCACGCCGCGATTCCCGCCGACGGCGTGTACGCGGGCTGGTTCACCGTCCTGGACGACCCGGACTTCCACCCCCGCATGGCGGCCATCTCGGTCGGCACCAACCCGACCTTCGAGGCCGGCCGCAGCCGCACCGTCGAACCGCACCTGCTGGATTTCGACGGTGACCTCTACGGCAAGAAGGTGGCCGTCGACTTCGTGCAGCAGCTGCGCGGCATGCGCAAATTCGAGTCCATCGACGAGCTGGTGGAAGCCATCGGCAACGATGTCGACGAGGCCCGGAAAGTGCTGAGTTCAGAGGACGTGTAG
- a CDS encoding polyribonucleotide nucleotidyltransferase, which translates to MTDTVTSSAAEVEPGVFESVALIDNGTFGTRTIRFETGRLAKQAAGSVVAYLDDETMLLSATTASKQPKDQFDFFPLTVDVEERMYAAGRIPGSFFRREGRPSTDAILTCRLIDRPLRPSFVDGLRNEIQVVVTVMSLDPKDLYDVVAINAASASTQLAGLPFSGPVGGVRVALIGDQWVAFPTVEQLEGAVFDMVVAGRVVEGDVAIMMVEAEATDKVLALIADGATAPTETVVAQGLEAAKPFIARLCKAQADLAALAAKETAEFPVFLPYQSDVFEAVLGTAQAELNEALSIAGKHEREDRIDEIKLDVLSSLAETFEGREKEIGAAFRSVTKKLVRQRILTDGFRIDGRGLADIRSLSAEVAVIPRAHGSALFERGETQIMGVTTLDMVKMAQQVDSLGPETSKRYMHHYNFPPYSTGETGRVGSPKRREIGHGALAERALVPVLPSQEEFPYAIRQVSEALGSNGSTSMGSVCASTLSLLNAGVPLKAPVAGIAMGLVSDTVKNDKGEDEVRYVALTDILGAEDAFGDMDFKVAGTPEFVTALQLDTKLDGIPSQVLAGALNQAKDARLTILDVMAEAIATPDEMSPYAPRVTAIKIPVDKIGEVIGPKGKVINQITEDTGANISIEDDGTVFVGATDGPSAQAAIDAINAIANPQLPKVGERFLGTVVKTTAFGAFVSLLPGRDGLVHISKLGNGKRVAKVEDVVNVGDKIRVEIADIDNRGKISLVPIDEDAADSAEPAAAAADAE; encoded by the coding sequence ATGACTGACACTGTGACCAGTTCCGCCGCCGAGGTCGAGCCCGGCGTTTTCGAGTCCGTAGCCCTGATCGACAACGGCACCTTCGGCACTCGCACCATCCGTTTCGAGACCGGCCGGCTGGCCAAGCAGGCCGCGGGTTCCGTGGTCGCCTACCTCGACGACGAGACCATGCTGCTGTCGGCCACCACGGCCTCCAAGCAGCCCAAGGACCAGTTCGACTTCTTCCCGCTGACGGTGGACGTCGAGGAGCGCATGTACGCCGCGGGTCGCATCCCCGGCTCGTTCTTCCGTCGTGAGGGCCGCCCCTCCACCGACGCCATCCTGACCTGCCGCCTGATCGACCGGCCGCTGCGTCCCTCCTTCGTGGACGGCCTGCGCAACGAGATCCAGGTCGTGGTGACCGTCATGTCGCTGGATCCGAAGGATCTGTACGACGTGGTCGCCATCAACGCGGCGTCGGCTTCGACTCAGCTTGCGGGCCTGCCCTTCTCGGGTCCGGTCGGCGGCGTGCGCGTCGCGCTGATCGGTGACCAGTGGGTCGCGTTCCCGACCGTCGAGCAGCTGGAAGGCGCCGTGTTCGACATGGTCGTCGCCGGCCGCGTGGTCGAGGGCGACGTCGCCATCATGATGGTCGAGGCCGAGGCCACCGACAAGGTGCTCGCCCTCATCGCCGACGGCGCCACCGCGCCGACGGAAACCGTTGTGGCACAGGGCCTCGAGGCCGCCAAGCCGTTCATCGCCCGGCTGTGCAAGGCGCAGGCCGACCTGGCCGCGCTGGCCGCCAAGGAGACCGCCGAGTTCCCGGTCTTCCTGCCGTACCAGTCCGACGTGTTCGAGGCCGTGCTCGGCACCGCGCAGGCGGAGCTGAACGAGGCGCTGTCCATCGCGGGCAAGCACGAGCGCGAGGACCGCATCGACGAGATCAAGCTCGATGTGCTCTCCAGCCTGGCCGAGACCTTCGAGGGTCGCGAGAAGGAGATCGGCGCGGCGTTCCGCTCGGTCACCAAGAAGCTTGTGCGCCAGCGCATCCTGACCGACGGCTTCCGCATCGACGGCCGTGGCCTGGCGGACATCCGTTCGCTGTCGGCCGAGGTCGCCGTGATCCCGCGGGCCCACGGTTCGGCGCTGTTCGAGCGTGGCGAGACCCAGATCATGGGCGTCACCACCCTCGACATGGTGAAGATGGCGCAGCAGGTCGACTCGCTCGGCCCGGAGACCTCCAAGCGCTACATGCACCACTACAACTTCCCGCCGTACTCCACCGGTGAGACCGGTCGCGTGGGCTCGCCCAAGCGTCGCGAGATCGGCCACGGCGCGCTCGCCGAGCGTGCGCTGGTGCCGGTGCTGCCGTCGCAGGAGGAGTTCCCGTACGCCATCCGTCAGGTGTCGGAGGCGCTGGGCTCCAACGGCTCCACCTCGATGGGCTCGGTGTGCGCCTCGACCCTGTCGCTGCTGAACGCCGGTGTGCCGCTGAAGGCTCCGGTCGCCGGTATCGCCATGGGCCTGGTGTCGGACACCGTGAAGAACGACAAGGGTGAGGACGAGGTCCGCTACGTGGCCCTCACCGACATCCTGGGCGCCGAGGATGCCTTCGGCGACATGGACTTCAAGGTCGCCGGTACTCCCGAGTTCGTCACCGCCCTGCAGCTGGACACCAAGCTGGACGGCATCCCGTCGCAGGTTCTCGCCGGTGCGCTGAACCAGGCCAAGGACGCTCGCCTCACCATCCTGGATGTCATGGCCGAGGCCATCGCCACCCCGGACGAGATGAGCCCCTACGCTCCGCGCGTCACCGCCATCAAGATCCCGGTCGACAAGATCGGTGAGGTGATCGGACCCAAGGGCAAGGTCATCAACCAGATCACCGAGGACACCGGCGCCAACATCTCCATCGAGGATGACGGCACCGTGTTCGTCGGCGCGACCGACGGCCCGTCGGCGCAGGCGGCGATCGACGCGATCAACGCCATCGCGAACCCGCAGCTGCCGAAGGTCGGCGAGCGCTTCCTGGGCACGGTCGTGAAGACCACCGCCTTCGGCGCGTTCGTCTCGTTGCTGCCGGGCCGCGACGGTCTGGTGCACATCTCGAAGCTGGGCAACGGCAAGCGGGTCGCCAAGGTCGAGGACGTGGTGAACGTCGGCGACAAGATCCGCGTCGAGATCGCCGATATCGACAACCGCGGCAAGATCTCCCTCGTCCCGATCGACGAGGACGCCGCCGACAGCGCGGAACCGGCTGCCGCGGCGGCCGACGCCGAGTAG
- a CDS encoding VWA domain-containing protein, translating into MSNLSKGANVPVGAGAVRAVLAWSGGAGVPEVDASALLLTSVGRVRSDVDFVFYNQAGHPSGAVRYAGKQGSADAVEVNLAGVEADIERIALCASADGGTFGQVPGLHLRLLDAAGGGEIARFDIAAGAETAMVCGELYRRGGAWKFRAVGQGWASGLSGLATDFGITVDDAPAASPASAAVQPISHTTAPSARPAPVSSPPPGAPAHSAPPAQSGAPGIRLTKGEDQLPVDMRKRLSMRKEQVAVSLAKRGMPGLTARVVLVLDASGSMTMLYEKRVVHRVVERMAAVAAQLDDNGAMQAWTFASNPARLPDLALAELPRWLELHVRCGQLKMFGGRRNLQPGQVDMRAVGIQNEEQKVIAEVRKAVRAEPAALPTLVLFFSDGGVYKNREIERELRAAVEEPIFWQFVGLGSKAGYGVLERLDSMGGRRVDNVGFFSVDDIDDVSDAELYDRLLSEFPSWITAAARAGILR; encoded by the coding sequence GTGAGCAATCTGAGCAAGGGTGCCAATGTGCCTGTCGGGGCCGGAGCCGTGCGGGCTGTGCTGGCGTGGTCGGGTGGGGCGGGGGTGCCCGAGGTGGATGCTTCGGCGCTGTTGCTGACTTCCGTCGGGCGGGTTCGGTCGGATGTGGACTTCGTGTTCTACAACCAGGCGGGGCATCCCAGTGGGGCTGTGCGGTATGCGGGCAAGCAGGGGAGTGCGGACGCGGTCGAGGTGAATCTGGCTGGGGTGGAAGCGGATATCGAGCGGATCGCACTATGTGCGTCGGCTGATGGCGGCACCTTCGGGCAGGTTCCGGGGCTGCATCTGCGATTGCTCGACGCTGCCGGCGGGGGTGAGATCGCGCGGTTCGATATTGCCGCCGGGGCGGAGACCGCCATGGTGTGCGGGGAGCTGTATCGGCGGGGTGGGGCGTGGAAGTTCCGAGCTGTCGGGCAGGGGTGGGCGAGCGGTTTGTCGGGGCTGGCAACGGATTTCGGTATCACCGTCGATGACGCGCCCGCCGCATCTCCGGCTTCGGCTGCGGTGCAACCTATTTCGCACACGACCGCACCCTCTGCTCGGCCCGCGCCGGTCTCGTCGCCGCCGCCCGGTGCGCCCGCGCATTCTGCTCCGCCCGCGCAGTCCGGTGCGCCCGGGATTCGGCTCACCAAGGGGGAGGATCAGCTGCCGGTGGATATGCGCAAGCGGTTGTCGATGCGCAAGGAGCAGGTGGCGGTCAGTCTGGCCAAGCGGGGGATGCCGGGGCTGACGGCGCGGGTGGTGCTGGTGCTGGACGCTTCGGGGTCGATGACCATGCTGTACGAGAAGCGGGTCGTGCATCGGGTGGTGGAGCGGATGGCCGCTGTGGCAGCGCAATTGGATGACAATGGCGCGATGCAGGCGTGGACGTTCGCCAGTAATCCGGCGCGGCTGCCGGATCTCGCGCTCGCGGAGCTGCCGCGATGGCTGGAGCTGCATGTGCGATGCGGGCAGTTGAAGATGTTCGGTGGCCGCCGGAATCTGCAACCGGGGCAGGTGGATATGCGGGCGGTCGGCATTCAGAACGAGGAGCAGAAGGTGATCGCGGAGGTGCGCAAGGCGGTGCGTGCCGAGCCTGCCGCGCTGCCCACCCTGGTGCTGTTCTTCTCCGACGGCGGGGTCTACAAGAATCGTGAGATCGAGCGGGAGCTGCGGGCGGCCGTCGAGGAGCCGATCTTCTGGCAGTTCGTCGGGCTCGGCAGCAAGGCGGGCTACGGGGTGCTCGAACGGCTCGACAGCATGGGCGGCCGCCGCGTCGACAATGTCGGTTTCTTCTCCGTCGACGATATCGACGACGTGTCCGATGCCGAACTCTACGACCGCCTGCTGTCGGAATTCCCGTCCTGGATCACCGCCGCCGCTCGCGCGGGCATTCTGCGCTGA
- a CDS encoding M16 family metallopeptidase, with protein MVRTKKDTPLSGKAPSLVISKTEALSADAGVRRTVLPGGLRVVTEHVPGVRSASIGVWVGVGSRDEGPTVAGAAHFLEHLLFKATPTRSALDIAQAMDSVGGELNAFTAKEQTCYYAHVIDEDLPLAVDLVSDVVLNGLCRAEDVNVERQVVLEEISMRDDDPEDTVGDMFLTALFGDHPVGRPVIGSIETIEAMQASQLRSFHQRRYRPDRMVIAVAGNIEHEHVVELVHRAFAPHLESGREPAPRREGKFRPRGNPQLLRLYRDSEQAHLVFGARAFGRHEGEKRWPLSILNTVLGGGLSSRLFQRIREERGLAYSVYSSVDTFADTGAFSVYLGCQPENLGQVTTLARAVLEDVATNGITDAECARAKGSLRGGLVLGLEDSGSRMNRIGRSELSYGNHRSVSETLARIDEVTTDEVSAIARALLSRPFGAAVAGPYRRTRDLPAVVRRLVD; from the coding sequence ATGGTTCGCACGAAAAAGGACACTCCACTGTCGGGTAAGGCTCCTTCCCTGGTGATCTCGAAGACCGAAGCGCTGTCGGCCGATGCCGGCGTGCGCCGGACCGTACTGCCCGGCGGGCTACGAGTCGTCACCGAACATGTGCCGGGCGTGCGCTCGGCCTCCATCGGCGTGTGGGTCGGCGTCGGCTCCCGCGACGAGGGCCCGACCGTGGCCGGTGCCGCGCACTTCCTCGAGCACCTGCTGTTCAAGGCGACCCCCACGCGTTCCGCGCTGGATATCGCGCAGGCCATGGATTCGGTTGGCGGCGAACTGAATGCGTTCACCGCCAAGGAGCAGACCTGCTACTACGCGCACGTCATCGACGAGGACCTGCCGCTGGCGGTCGACCTCGTCTCCGACGTGGTGCTCAACGGCCTGTGCCGCGCCGAGGACGTGAACGTGGAACGTCAGGTCGTGCTGGAGGAGATCTCCATGCGCGACGACGACCCGGAGGACACCGTCGGCGACATGTTCCTCACCGCGCTGTTCGGCGACCATCCGGTGGGCCGCCCGGTGATCGGCAGCATCGAAACCATCGAGGCCATGCAGGCGAGCCAGCTGCGCTCCTTCCACCAGCGCCGCTACCGCCCCGACCGCATGGTCATCGCCGTCGCGGGCAATATCGAGCACGAGCATGTGGTCGAACTCGTGCACCGCGCCTTCGCGCCGCACCTGGAATCCGGCCGCGAGCCCGCGCCCCGCCGCGAAGGCAAGTTCCGGCCCCGCGGCAATCCGCAACTCCTGCGCCTCTATCGCGACAGCGAACAGGCGCACCTGGTCTTCGGCGCCCGCGCCTTCGGACGTCACGAGGGTGAGAAGCGCTGGCCGCTCTCGATCCTCAACACCGTGCTGGGTGGCGGGCTGAGTTCCCGGTTGTTCCAGCGCATCCGTGAAGAGCGCGGCCTCGCGTACTCGGTGTACTCCAGTGTCGACACCTTCGCCGACACCGGAGCCTTCTCCGTCTACCTGGGCTGCCAGCCCGAAAACCTGGGCCAGGTAACGACTCTCGCTCGGGCCGTGCTCGAGGACGTGGCCACCAACGGCATCACCGATGCCGAATGCGCGCGGGCCAAGGGCTCACTGCGCGGTGGTCTGGTGCTGGGGCTGGAGGATTCCGGCTCCCGCATGAACCGCATCGGCCGCAGCGAGCTCAGCTACGGAAACCACCGCAGTGTCTCCGAAACCCTCGCTCGCATCGACGAAGTCACCACCGACGAGGTGTCGGCGATCGCCCGTGCCCTGCTGTCTCGTCCCTTCGGTGCGGCAGTGGCCGGTCCCTACCGTCGTACCCGGGATCTGCCCGCCGTGGTTCGCCGGTTGGTCGACTGA
- a CDS encoding tetratricopeptide repeat protein produces MFDTSQVLEKARVASDLGRLDEARDIVGKALEEAPHDPGLLAEMADIALRLDRVDEALRMAGLAIAADPDLVDAHLTAALAFEAAARDEEAIRHVRVAVSLEPDSPAALLTLAGVLSRVRRTEPAERAEARTAVVRALQLAPTASTHAAAAALELEFGDRAAAEKHVAAGLELNSLHTELHMLRAKLEVWRGGAFGVLRGLLASRPGHLPARQTLAAVTWRATLRAAGWAWAAMALTAVAAQLIPPGGLTWVTPILLAMAPVAWLQVFQQLRRQLPEGYLLRRLRSRGEALPGLAIVLASVLIADTGALFLRTDSNSEAVHTGNLLLVVAALGVGLGHGLLFCAWLRRNGGEEDTLGSYRFAAERLLLFTAAGLAGAGILALLAHSAHQPDAAWTFGAILCVSAGTLAVEMLIAILVQARRRRQRRTAATLAALLAPLILLAAAGFWWTAGHVAAASFRTEDRVEQPITPEVPATTTTSTPPTTTTTPPPTETIAPAPEAPAPPPEGFPPPEGILPPPPPEPPVEVLPPPVDPALEAPAP; encoded by the coding sequence ATGTTCGACACCTCGCAGGTGCTGGAAAAAGCGCGCGTCGCAAGCGATCTCGGACGACTGGACGAGGCCCGGGACATAGTCGGCAAGGCGCTGGAAGAAGCCCCGCACGACCCCGGCCTGCTGGCGGAGATGGCCGATATCGCCCTACGGCTGGACCGAGTCGACGAGGCGCTGCGGATGGCCGGCCTGGCCATCGCCGCCGACCCGGATCTGGTCGACGCACACCTCACCGCCGCCCTGGCGTTCGAGGCCGCCGCACGCGACGAGGAGGCGATTCGCCATGTGCGGGTTGCGGTTTCACTGGAACCGGATTCGCCCGCGGCACTGTTGACGCTGGCCGGAGTGCTGTCGCGGGTCCGGCGCACCGAACCGGCCGAACGCGCCGAAGCCCGCACCGCGGTGGTGCGTGCGCTGCAGCTGGCGCCGACGGCGAGCACCCATGCCGCCGCGGCCGCACTGGAACTCGAATTCGGTGATCGCGCGGCGGCCGAGAAGCATGTAGCCGCTGGGCTGGAACTGAATTCGCTGCACACCGAACTGCACATGCTGCGGGCCAAACTGGAGGTGTGGCGCGGGGGAGCGTTCGGCGTACTGCGCGGGCTGCTCGCCTCCCGGCCCGGGCACCTGCCCGCACGCCAGACCCTGGCGGCCGTCACCTGGCGGGCCACGCTGCGGGCCGCCGGATGGGCCTGGGCCGCCATGGCCTTGACCGCCGTTGCCGCCCAACTGATCCCGCCCGGCGGGCTCACCTGGGTGACGCCGATCCTGCTCGCGATGGCCCCGGTGGCCTGGCTCCAGGTGTTCCAGCAGCTGCGACGCCAACTCCCCGAGGGATACCTGCTGCGGCGACTACGCAGTCGCGGAGAAGCCTTGCCCGGCTTGGCGATTGTGCTCGCGTCCGTCCTGATCGCCGACACCGGCGCACTTTTCCTGCGCACCGACTCGAACAGCGAAGCCGTCCACACCGGCAACCTGTTGCTGGTGGTGGCCGCGCTGGGCGTCGGCCTGGGCCACGGCCTGCTCTTCTGTGCCTGGCTGCGCCGCAACGGCGGCGAGGAGGACACGCTCGGCAGCTACCGCTTCGCCGCCGAACGACTCCTCCTCTTCACCGCCGCGGGTCTCGCGGGCGCGGGAATCCTTGCCCTGCTGGCGCACTCGGCACATCAGCCCGACGCCGCCTGGACCTTCGGCGCCATCCTCTGCGTGTCGGCGGGCACCCTCGCGGTGGAAATGCTGATAGCGATCCTGGTGCAGGCCCGCCGCCGCCGACAGCGCCGCACCGCCGCCACCCTGGCCGCCCTGCTCGCCCCGCTGATCCTCCTGGCAGCCGCCGGATTCTGGTGGACCGCAGGCCATGTCGCCGCCGCCTCCTTCCGCACCGAAGACCGCGTCGAACAACCCATCACCCCGGAAGTCCCCGCGACAACCACGACGTCGACTCCGCCCACCACCACAACCACCCCACCGCCCACGGAGACCATCGCCCCCGCCCCCGAAGCCCCCGCCCCACCGCCGGAAGGCTTCCCACCTCCCGAGGGCATCCTCCCGCCGCCACCTCCCGAACCGCCCGTGGAAGTGCTTCCCCCACCAGTCGATCCCGCCCTGGAAGCCCCCGCGCCGTAG
- a CDS encoding maleylpyruvate isomerase family mycothiol-dependent enzyme, translated as MSTIERTLLRQPALDRPAAMALAATEYERITAAVARLRPDDWGKPTDCTEWTVHQMISHVVGMAAMAASVRENLRQNRIASKRPHGEAEMIDALTALQVREFGRRAPEELLALLRELGPKAARGRRRAPGLIRRRSMPESLVVNGIAEEWTFGYLIDVILTRDPWMHRIDLSRATGHDHDLTAEHDGRIVDDVVREWAQRHGKPYRLTLTGPAGGSWGSSDGEALELDAIEFCRILSGRGTGEGLLATQVPF; from the coding sequence ATGAGCACCATCGAACGAACCCTGTTGCGGCAGCCCGCACTCGACCGGCCCGCGGCCATGGCGCTGGCGGCCACCGAATACGAGCGCATCACCGCGGCCGTCGCGCGGCTGCGCCCGGACGACTGGGGCAAGCCCACCGACTGCACCGAATGGACTGTGCACCAGATGATTTCGCACGTGGTCGGCATGGCCGCCATGGCGGCTTCGGTGCGGGAGAACCTGCGCCAGAACCGGATCGCGAGCAAACGCCCCCACGGTGAGGCGGAGATGATCGACGCCCTCACCGCCCTGCAGGTCCGCGAATTCGGCAGGCGCGCGCCGGAGGAACTCCTCGCCCTGCTCCGCGAACTCGGCCCGAAGGCCGCGCGCGGCCGCCGTCGCGCGCCCGGCCTTATCCGCCGTCGCAGCATGCCGGAATCGTTGGTGGTCAATGGAATAGCCGAGGAATGGACCTTCGGCTATCTGATCGACGTCATCCTCACCCGCGACCCCTGGATGCACCGCATAGATCTGTCCCGCGCCACCGGTCACGACCACGACCTGACCGCCGAGCACGACGGCCGCATAGTCGACGATGTGGTACGCGAATGGGCGCAGCGCCACGGCAAGCCCTATCGGCTCACTCTCACCGGCCCGGCGGGCGGCAGCTGGGGGTCATCGGACGGCGAAGCGCTCGAGCTCGACGCAATCGAGTTCTGCCGCATCCTGTCCGGACGCGGAACGGGCGAAGGGCTGCTCGCCACGCAGGTCCCGTTCTGA
- a CDS encoding metal-dependent transcriptional regulator, giving the protein MPKLGYVPGKRDIATRRELADPSPSSAPNGATATVAHELSSVAQDYLKVIWTANEWSQEKVSTKLLAERIGVSASTVSEAVRKLADQGLVEHARYGAITLTEAGRRAAVAMVRRHRLIETFLVNELGYGWDEVHDEAEVLEHAVSETLMARIDAKLGHPDRDPHGDPIPSADGAVPTPPARQLSDFRDGESGRVARISDSDPAMLRYFDSLGIALDTPIGVVERRDFAGTIAIQLDDRVIDLGSIAAEAIWLTNEH; this is encoded by the coding sequence GTGCCTAAGCTCGGTTACGTGCCCGGAAAACGAGACATCGCCACCCGCCGCGAGCTGGCCGATCCGTCCCCCTCTTCCGCACCCAACGGAGCCACCGCCACCGTCGCCCACGAACTGTCGTCGGTCGCGCAGGACTATCTGAAGGTGATCTGGACCGCCAACGAGTGGTCCCAGGAGAAGGTGTCGACCAAGCTGCTCGCCGAACGGATCGGCGTGTCGGCATCCACGGTGTCCGAGGCCGTCCGCAAGCTCGCCGACCAGGGTCTGGTCGAACACGCCCGCTACGGGGCCATCACACTCACCGAAGCCGGCCGCCGCGCCGCCGTCGCCATGGTTCGCCGCCATCGGCTCATCGAAACCTTCCTCGTCAACGAGCTCGGCTATGGCTGGGACGAAGTGCACGATGAGGCGGAAGTGCTCGAGCACGCCGTCTCGGAGACGCTCATGGCCCGCATCGACGCCAAACTCGGCCACCCGGACCGGGATCCGCACGGGGATCCGATTCCGTCGGCCGACGGGGCGGTGCCCACTCCCCCGGCTCGGCAGCTCAGCGATTTCCGGGATGGTGAATCCGGGAGAGTCGCACGGATTTCCGATTCGGATCCGGCGATGCTGCGGTACTTCGATTCGCTGGGCATCGCGCTGGATACGCCGATCGGGGTGGTGGAGCGGCGAGACTTCGCGGGCACCATCGCCATTCAGCTCGATGATCGGGTGATCGATCTGGGAAGCATTGCGGCCGAGGCGATCTGGCTCACCAACGAGCACTGA